The following proteins come from a genomic window of Natronosalvus vescus:
- a CDS encoding amphi-Trp domain-containing protein has translation MADDEHEADTETESTADETEREGERVMSRAEGAAILREVAAGVEDGTIDIEGENGFTVAIPERFELEVEYEVGDDEAELEIELEWPMKDGEAVSADEELD, from the coding sequence ATGGCAGACGACGAGCACGAAGCCGATACCGAAACGGAATCGACAGCCGATGAGACGGAGCGCGAAGGAGAGCGGGTGATGAGTCGAGCGGAGGGCGCGGCTATCCTGCGAGAAGTCGCTGCCGGAGTCGAAGACGGAACGATCGACATCGAAGGGGAGAACGGGTTCACCGTGGCGATCCCGGAACGCTTCGAACTCGAGGTCGAGTACGAGGTCGGCGACGACGAGGCAGAGCTAGAAATCGAACTCGAGTGGCCGATGAAAGACGGCGAAGCGGTGTCGGCGGACGAAGAACTCGACTGA
- a CDS encoding N-acyl-D-amino-acid deacylase family protein — translation MSAHDVIFRGARVVDGTGAPWFDGDVAIRDGRIESVGTVSGTGDTELDASGLVVAPGFIDIHTHSDYTLPANRDAHSKVRQGVTLEILGNCGTSAAPKHGAAAEDVAESFAYRGVGEAVDTTAWTTMGEYLDHLEHEGGISVNVGSLIGHENARIPVLGYEDRAPTADELEEMKAIVDEALSDGAVGLSTGLIYTPGAFADTEELVELASVVADHDKLYTTHMRSEGDDIFSALEEAIEIGDRADVPVQVSHHKAVGRDNWGKVRYTLRRMELARNRDGIDIQCEQYPYTASSTSLSARVPTWAREGGTEALLERLQDEATRERIRRELESNTDSWDDILLTNVRTPALEHLQGKTVGELADREDETRAAVDIAIDTLIQDRCRTKHIHFCLDETDVEEVMSHDLTMIGSDGNAMVPEGPLGDGVPHPRSYGTFPRVLGHYVRERNLLSIEQAVFKMTGQPASRLGLENRGLLKPGSWADVTVFDPETVGQGGSFVDPAVYPDGIPHVLVNGQFVVRNGEHTGERPGTTLR, via the coding sequence ATGTCAGCACACGACGTGATATTCCGGGGCGCTCGAGTCGTCGATGGAACCGGCGCACCCTGGTTCGACGGTGATGTGGCGATTCGGGACGGACGGATCGAATCCGTGGGCACCGTTTCGGGAACCGGTGATACCGAACTCGACGCATCTGGACTCGTCGTCGCACCCGGATTCATCGACATCCACACGCACTCCGATTACACCCTCCCGGCGAATCGGGACGCTCACAGCAAAGTTCGACAGGGCGTTACGCTCGAGATCCTGGGAAACTGTGGAACGAGTGCGGCACCGAAACACGGGGCGGCAGCCGAGGACGTTGCAGAGAGCTTCGCCTACCGCGGCGTCGGGGAGGCTGTCGATACGACCGCCTGGACGACGATGGGTGAGTACCTCGATCACCTCGAACACGAGGGCGGAATTTCGGTGAACGTCGGCTCGCTGATTGGGCACGAAAACGCCCGCATTCCCGTGCTTGGGTACGAAGATCGGGCACCGACGGCGGACGAACTCGAGGAGATGAAGGCGATCGTCGACGAGGCGCTGTCCGACGGTGCCGTTGGGCTGTCGACGGGGCTGATATACACGCCCGGGGCGTTCGCCGACACCGAAGAACTCGTCGAACTCGCATCGGTCGTCGCCGACCACGACAAGCTGTACACCACCCACATGCGAAGCGAGGGCGACGACATCTTTTCGGCGCTCGAGGAGGCCATCGAGATCGGTGACCGTGCCGACGTTCCGGTACAGGTGTCCCACCACAAGGCCGTCGGTCGGGACAACTGGGGGAAAGTTCGATACACGCTGCGTCGGATGGAACTCGCCCGAAACCGCGACGGCATCGACATCCAGTGTGAGCAATATCCGTACACCGCCTCCTCGACGAGTCTGAGCGCCCGGGTTCCGACGTGGGCTCGCGAAGGTGGGACGGAGGCGCTCCTCGAGCGCTTACAGGACGAGGCCACCCGCGAACGTATTCGTCGGGAACTCGAATCGAACACCGACTCCTGGGACGACATCCTCCTGACGAACGTCCGAACGCCGGCTCTCGAACACCTCCAGGGAAAGACCGTCGGCGAACTCGCCGACCGGGAAGACGAAACGCGGGCGGCCGTCGATATCGCGATCGACACGCTGATTCAGGATCGGTGTCGAACCAAGCACATTCACTTCTGTCTGGACGAGACGGACGTCGAGGAGGTCATGAGTCACGACCTCACCATGATCGGGAGCGATGGCAACGCGATGGTTCCCGAAGGCCCCCTGGGTGACGGCGTTCCCCATCCTCGAAGCTATGGCACTTTCCCACGAGTGCTCGGTCACTACGTTCGTGAACGGAACCTGCTCTCGATCGAGCAGGCCGTGTTCAAAATGACCGGGCAGCCAGCATCGCGACTGGGGCTCGAGAACCGCGGCTTATTGAAACCGGGTTCGTGGGCGGACGTGACCGTGTTCGATCCCGAGACCGTTGGACAGGGTGGATCCTTCGTCGACCCGGCCGTCTATCCGGACGGAATCCCCCACGTGCTCGTCAACGGCCAGTTCGTCGTCAGGAACGGTGAACATACGGGCGAGCGACCGGGAACGACACTTCGATAG
- a CDS encoding dipeptide epimerase, with product MIVERIEVYRLDVPLTDPFEISLGTKHEAENLLVRVETDSGTVGWGEAAPLEPITGETIDSAIETAKAGVSVLEGRDLRNRRSIVTDLEAALPGAVSARLALETALYDAYCRERDISLAECFGGSPGPIRTDLTVSIVDPDTAAAEAESALEAGFDELKVKVGGDVSADIERVAAVREVAPNAGVKVDANQGWQPKEAIQFAHEARTRGLDLTLLEQPVHRDDVRGLKRVTEAVRIPVAADEAVFTPTDAHRIAASGAADVINIKAAKSGLTDGAAIAEIARGANLEVMIGCMLESALGLHASAHLVAGLGGFSYVDLDGNLSFERNVADVTVGPTLETRGPGHGIVPDPSMVPDTPE from the coding sequence ATGATCGTCGAGCGAATCGAGGTGTACCGCCTCGACGTCCCGTTGACCGATCCCTTCGAGATTTCGCTCGGAACGAAACACGAGGCGGAGAACCTCCTCGTCAGGGTCGAGACCGACTCGGGTACCGTCGGGTGGGGAGAAGCCGCGCCGCTCGAGCCGATCACTGGCGAAACGATCGACAGCGCGATCGAAACGGCGAAAGCCGGTGTCTCGGTGCTGGAGGGGCGAGACCTGCGAAATCGGCGCTCGATCGTGACCGATCTCGAGGCAGCGCTTCCCGGCGCTGTCTCGGCACGACTTGCCCTCGAGACGGCGCTTTACGACGCCTACTGTCGTGAGCGTGATATTTCTCTCGCAGAGTGTTTCGGTGGGTCGCCCGGGCCGATTCGCACTGACCTGACGGTGTCGATCGTCGACCCCGATACGGCCGCCGCCGAAGCCGAATCAGCCCTCGAGGCAGGATTCGACGAGCTCAAAGTGAAAGTTGGCGGCGATGTATCGGCGGATATCGAGCGAGTGGCCGCCGTACGGGAGGTGGCCCCGAACGCAGGGGTCAAAGTCGATGCAAACCAGGGATGGCAGCCCAAGGAGGCCATCCAGTTTGCTCACGAAGCACGGACTCGAGGTCTCGACCTCACGCTCCTCGAACAGCCGGTTCACCGCGACGACGTTCGGGGACTCAAGCGGGTGACGGAGGCGGTTCGGATCCCCGTTGCAGCCGACGAGGCCGTCTTCACGCCCACTGATGCTCACCGTATTGCCGCGTCGGGAGCCGCGGACGTCATCAATATCAAAGCGGCGAAGTCGGGACTGACAGACGGTGCAGCGATCGCCGAAATCGCCCGCGGGGCCAACCTCGAGGTGATGATCGGCTGTATGCTCGAGAGTGCGCTCGGGTTGCACGCGAGCGCCCACCTCGTGGCGGGTCTCGGGGGCTTTTCGTACGTCGATCTGGACGGGAACCTCTCGTTCGAACGGAACGTCGCCGACGTCACTGTCGGGCCGACGCTCGAGACGCGTGGCCCCGGTCACGGGATCGTTCCGGATCCCAGCATGGTTCCGGATACGCCGGAGTGA
- a CDS encoding C40 family peptidase, whose product MTSVEELAVQRVKTVHAPDDRVVCFEVTVEAEDEGDDETPGIVLAGTVQTDRTKESLLEELRQLSTGRTVRDSLSVLEGTGEAMTTDLHVSAVRGEPHEDAEQVTQVLYGAELTAYDSRDGWRRVRTPGGYLGWVEATALTDPRVAADDVDVTDPGTAVDAVDTTDPRGTRNGVDVTNQSEWRPDGVVTAPTTPHQSNATPETVPAGVDCHLESRDDEEVTVSFRTGVRATLPETAIHERTSTGTGADVVAVARQFLRTPYEWGGMTIEGIDCSGLVWVAYASVGVTVPRDADQQRDLGTDVSQDNLEPGDLLFFPGHVAISLGGSEFVHAYGSAEQVTVNSLDPSHAEYVESLAESVTAMKRFLPAEGAR is encoded by the coding sequence ATGACCTCCGTTGAAGAACTCGCCGTCCAGCGGGTGAAGACCGTCCACGCTCCCGACGATCGTGTGGTTTGTTTCGAGGTCACCGTCGAGGCGGAGGATGAGGGCGACGACGAGACACCGGGAATCGTGCTTGCTGGAACCGTACAGACCGATCGAACTAAAGAGAGTCTCCTCGAGGAACTGCGCCAACTATCCACCGGTCGAACCGTACGCGATTCGCTCTCGGTACTCGAGGGAACCGGCGAAGCGATGACGACCGATCTGCACGTCAGTGCCGTCCGTGGCGAGCCGCACGAGGACGCCGAACAGGTCACGCAGGTGCTGTACGGTGCCGAGCTTACGGCCTACGACTCGAGAGATGGCTGGCGGCGCGTTCGGACGCCCGGTGGGTACCTCGGGTGGGTCGAAGCGACGGCGTTGACGGATCCGAGAGTGGCGGCGGACGATGTGGACGTGACGGATCCGGGAACGGCGGTGGACGCTGTGGACACGACGGATCCGAGGGGGACGAGGAACGGTGTGGACGTAACGAATCAGAGCGAGTGGCGGCCAGACGGCGTCGTCACGGCACCGACGACCCCCCACCAGTCGAATGCCACTCCGGAGACTGTCCCGGCCGGCGTCGACTGCCATCTCGAGTCACGCGACGACGAGGAGGTAACCGTCTCGTTTCGAACCGGGGTTCGGGCGACGCTGCCAGAGACGGCCATCCACGAACGGACGTCGACGGGAACCGGAGCCGACGTCGTCGCCGTCGCCAGACAGTTCCTCAGGACGCCCTACGAGTGGGGCGGGATGACTATCGAAGGGATCGACTGCTCTGGCCTGGTCTGGGTCGCGTACGCGTCCGTTGGCGTCACCGTACCACGCGATGCGGATCAGCAGCGTGACCTCGGCACGGACGTCTCGCAGGACAATCTCGAACCCGGCGATCTCCTGTTCTTCCCCGGGCACGTCGCGATCAGCCTCGGCGGCTCCGAGTTCGTTCACGCCTACGGAAGCGCCGAACAAGTGACGGTAAACAGCCTCGACCCGTCTCACGCCGAGTACGTCGAGTCGCTCGCGGAGTCGGTCACGGCGATGAAGCGGTTCCTCCCCGCGGAGGGGGCTCGATGA